A genomic window from Gossypium hirsutum isolate 1008001.06 chromosome D10, Gossypium_hirsutum_v2.1, whole genome shotgun sequence includes:
- the LOC107914174 gene encoding glycerophosphodiester phosphodiesterase GDPD1, chloroplastic isoform X1, whose amino-acid sequence MALKAVNVTDVPNLDQVPENNASLSLYSSRFNSEGLELNSEATFKVPKFLVIGHRGHGMNILQSSDSRMKAIKENTILSFNSAAKFPIDFIEFDVQVTKDDCPVIFHDDFIFSEENGTVFEKRVTELSLEEFLCFGPQREAGKQGKSLLRKTKDGKILNWNVETDDSFCTLAETFQKVDPSLGFNIELKFDDHIVYQQDHLIHVLQVILQVVSEYAKDRPIIFSSFHPDAAQLIRKLQNTYPVFFLTNGGTQVYYDVRRNSLEEAIKVCMEGGLQGIVSEVKGVFGNPGAVPRIKESKLSLLTYGKLNNVPEAVCMQHLMGIDGVIVDFVQEISHAVDDMIIKPLNEGLREGDEETGTKSKLQFSQQELSFLLKLIPELIQH is encoded by the exons ATGGCTCTTAAAGCTGTTAATGTCACCGACGTCCCTAACCTCGACCAAGTCCCAGAAAACAACGCTTCTCTGTCTCTCTACTCGTCTCGTTTTAATTCCGAag gGTTGGAGTTGAACAGTGAAGCAACGTTTAAGGTACCGAAGTTTTTGGTAATAGGGCATAGAGGGCATGGGATGAATATTTTACAAAGCTCTGATTCGAGAATGAAAGCCATTAAAGAAAACACCATTCTTTCCTTCAATTCCGCTGCTAAATTTCCCATTGATTTCATTGAATTCGACGTTCAG GTGACGAAAGATGACTGCCCTGTCATTTTCCATGACGACTTTATCTTCTCTGAAGAAAAT gGTACTGTCTTCGAAAAAAGAGTCACAGAGTTATCTCTGGAAGAATTTCTATGCTTTGGACCCCAGAGAGAAGCAGGGAAACAAGGGAAGAGTTTGTTGAGAAAAACCAAAGATGGCAAAATTCTCAACTGGAATGTTGAAactgatgattcattttgtacaTTGGCTGAAACCTTCCAGAAAGTTGATCCTTCTTTAGGTTtcaatattgaattgaaatttgatGACCATATTGTTTACCAACAAGACCATCTCATCCATGTCCTCCAAGTCATCTTGCAG GTGGTATCTGAGTATGCTAAAGATAGGCCCATAATCTTCTCTAGCTTTCACCCTGATGCTGCTCAACTGATTAGGAAATTGCAGAACACTTACCCT GTTTTCTTCTTAACGAACGGCGGGACTCAAGTTTACTATGATGTAAGAAGAAACTCCCTGGAGGAGGCCATAAAGGTGTGCATGGAAGGAGGTTTACAAGGGATTGTTTCTGAGGTCAAAGGAGTGTTCGGAAATCCAGGAGCAGTGCCTAGGATCAAAGAGTCTAAGCTCTCTCTCCTCACATACGGCAAACTTAA CAATGTGCCTGAAGCTGTTTGCATGCAACATTTGATGGGGATTGATGGAGTGATAGTTGATTTTGTTCAAGAGATCTCGCATGCAGTGGATGACATGATTATCAAGCCTTTAAATGAGGGATTAAGAGAAGGGGACGAGGAGACTGGGACCAAGTCAAAGCTGCAGTTCTCACAGCAGGAGCTCTCTTTTCTCTTAAAGCTAATTCCAGAGTTGATACAGCACTAA
- the LOC107914174 gene encoding glycerophosphodiester phosphodiesterase GDPD1, chloroplastic isoform X2, giving the protein MALKAVNVTDVPNLDQVPENNASLSLYSSRFNSEGLELNSEATFKVPKFLVIGHRGHGMNILQSSDSRMKAIKENTILSFNSAAKFPIDFIEFDVQVTKDDCPVIFHDDFIFSEENGTVFEKRVTELSLEEFLCFGPQREAGKQGKSLLRKTKDGKILNWNVETDDSFCTLAETFQKVDPSLGFNIELKFDDHIVYQQDHLIHVLQVILQVFFLTNGGTQVYYDVRRNSLEEAIKVCMEGGLQGIVSEVKGVFGNPGAVPRIKESKLSLLTYGKLNNVPEAVCMQHLMGIDGVIVDFVQEISHAVDDMIIKPLNEGLREGDEETGTKSKLQFSQQELSFLLKLIPELIQH; this is encoded by the exons ATGGCTCTTAAAGCTGTTAATGTCACCGACGTCCCTAACCTCGACCAAGTCCCAGAAAACAACGCTTCTCTGTCTCTCTACTCGTCTCGTTTTAATTCCGAag gGTTGGAGTTGAACAGTGAAGCAACGTTTAAGGTACCGAAGTTTTTGGTAATAGGGCATAGAGGGCATGGGATGAATATTTTACAAAGCTCTGATTCGAGAATGAAAGCCATTAAAGAAAACACCATTCTTTCCTTCAATTCCGCTGCTAAATTTCCCATTGATTTCATTGAATTCGACGTTCAG GTGACGAAAGATGACTGCCCTGTCATTTTCCATGACGACTTTATCTTCTCTGAAGAAAAT gGTACTGTCTTCGAAAAAAGAGTCACAGAGTTATCTCTGGAAGAATTTCTATGCTTTGGACCCCAGAGAGAAGCAGGGAAACAAGGGAAGAGTTTGTTGAGAAAAACCAAAGATGGCAAAATTCTCAACTGGAATGTTGAAactgatgattcattttgtacaTTGGCTGAAACCTTCCAGAAAGTTGATCCTTCTTTAGGTTtcaatattgaattgaaatttgatGACCATATTGTTTACCAACAAGACCATCTCATCCATGTCCTCCAAGTCATCTTGCAG GTTTTCTTCTTAACGAACGGCGGGACTCAAGTTTACTATGATGTAAGAAGAAACTCCCTGGAGGAGGCCATAAAGGTGTGCATGGAAGGAGGTTTACAAGGGATTGTTTCTGAGGTCAAAGGAGTGTTCGGAAATCCAGGAGCAGTGCCTAGGATCAAAGAGTCTAAGCTCTCTCTCCTCACATACGGCAAACTTAA CAATGTGCCTGAAGCTGTTTGCATGCAACATTTGATGGGGATTGATGGAGTGATAGTTGATTTTGTTCAAGAGATCTCGCATGCAGTGGATGACATGATTATCAAGCCTTTAAATGAGGGATTAAGAGAAGGGGACGAGGAGACTGGGACCAAGTCAAAGCTGCAGTTCTCACAGCAGGAGCTCTCTTTTCTCTTAAAGCTAATTCCAGAGTTGATACAGCACTAA
- the LOC107915307 gene encoding exocyst complex component EXO70B1 — translation MEKDEKSSSFKMADGDENKSEVDNKEEKAAADEKEEPEETETDGTETEEKPQEAENEGGEPEEPTPPPYTLETAFEDIEHFLSNLSTILKEKEEEKIEKEKKKKKEEEEKEEKKKEEEEKKEEEEEEENEEEEGKEKEEEGKEEKKEEEKEEKEKEEVEDEGLEIPEFIEKYLDLLEEKISKLESTAAETKVKGQQPPEDDPLFFKVVRQILKLYKDLSAPIKPESKQGPLINRICGIHFRALCYLEDEFKYLLEELRNVEPDPKQEVAAAAAADQGTEAGEGEDRPAEESKLQEYSDQVLAYMNKIAMEMISGGHEFECREIYMTCRMHIIGETLKNLGFEKISIDDAQKMPWELLERDIPPWITIFKQCANVHFPAERKLAETIFSGHPSLYETIITNLARGLFIQFLNFPEAAAFCKLTTEKLFKFLDMYEALRDNLFAIDSVFPKECANELRTETTTCRCRIGESAICIFCDLENSIKSDTGKTPVAGGAVHPLTRYIMNYLKYACEYKDTIEQVFKDHSKIERADSTSRPRDYESRSLKYKKNDAGEDRPPFQEQLMRIMDLLDSAIEAKSKLYKDISLSCIFMMNNGRYMLQKIKGTVELHKVVGDNWCRKRSSDVRNYHKSYQRETWTKLLGCISNGGLNVRGKVVKPVLKEKFKSFNAMFDEIHRTQSTWVVYDKQLQSELRVSIASVVIPAYRSFLGRYSQYLDPGRQTEKYIKFQAEDIETYIDDLFDGNPGGKKT, via the coding sequence ATGGAAAAGGATGAAAAGTcatcaagttttaaaatggcaGATGGCGACGAAAACAAGTCCGAAGTTGACAATAAAGAAGAAAAGGCAGCTGCAGATGAGAAAGAGGAACCAGAGGAAACTGAGACTGATGGAACTGAAACTGAAGAAAAGCCTCAAGAGGCAGAAAATGAAGGAGGCGAACCTGAAGAACCTACTCCTCCACCATATACCCTTGAAACAGCCTTTGAAGATATTGAACATTTCTTGTCAAATCTCTCCACCATCTTGAAGGAGAAGGAGGAGGAGAAGatagagaaggagaagaagaagaagaaagaggaggaggagaaggaggagaagaagaaagaggaggaggagaagaaggaggaggaggaggaggaggagaacgAGGAGGAGGAGGGGAAGGAGAAGGAGGAGGAAGGAAAGGAGgagaagaaagaggaggaaaaggagGAGAAGGAAAAGGAGGAGGTTGAAGATGAAGGTTTAGAGATCCCGGAGTTCATTGAAAAGTATTTGGATCTTCTTGAAGAGAAAATATCTAAGCTTGAATCCACTGCTGCTGAGACAAAAGTGAAGGGGCAACAACCTCCTGAGGATGATCCATTGTTTTTCAAAGTTGTTAGGCAGATATTAAAGCTGTATAAGGATCTATCAGCACCCATCAAACCGGAGTCCAAGCAGGGCCCTTTAATCAACCGCATTTGTGGGATCCATTTTCGTGCTTTGTGTTATCTGGAGGACGAATTCAAGTATCTCCTGGAAGAGTTAAGAAACGTGGAACCTGATCCTAAACAAGAGGTTGCAGCAGCAGCTGCTGCAGATCAAGGCACTGAAGCTGGTGAAGGTGAAGATAGACCTGCTGAGGAATCCAAGTTACAAGAGTATTCTGACCAAGTTTTGGCCTACATGAATAAAATAGCCATGGAGATGATCTCGGGAGGACACGAGTTTGAATGTCGTGAGATTTACATGACCTGTAGGATGCATATAATTGGGGAGACCTTGAAGAATCTTGGGTTCGAGAAGATTAGTATAGATGATGCTCAAAAGATGCCATGGGAATTATTGGAAAGGGACATACCTCCATGGATCACCATCTTTAAACAATGTGCCAATGTCCACTTCCCTGCCGAGCGCAAGTTGGCTGAAACAATCTTCTCCGGTCATCCTTCTTTATATGAAACAATCATCACTAACCTTGCACGTGGCTTGTTCATCCAATTTCTCAATTTCCCTGAAGCAGCTGCCTTTTGCAAGCTTACCACGGAGAAGCTCTTTAAATTTCTCGATATGTACGAGGCCTTGCGCGATAATCTTTTTGCCATTGATAGCGTGTTTCCCAAGGAATGCGCTAATGAACTCAGGACGGAAACAACGACATGCCGTTGTAGGATCGGTGAGTCTGCGATTTGCATATTCTGTGATCTTGAGAATTCAATCAAATCGGATACAGGCAAAACCCCAGTTGCTGGCGGAGCGGTTCATCCATTAACCCGCTACATAATGAACTATCTCAAGTATGCATGCGAGTACAAGGATACAATAGAGCAAGTCTTCAAAGATCATTCCAAGATTGAAAGAGCTGATTCAACAAGCAGGCCTCGGGATTACGAGAGCCGCTCATTAAAATACAAGAAGAATGATGCCGGAGAAGATCGACCCCCATTTCAAGAGCAGTTGATGAGAATCATGGATTTGTTAGATTCAGCTATCGAGGCGAAGTCAAAGCTTTACAAGGATATTTCATTGAGCTGCATCTTCATGATGAACAACGGACGTTACATGTTGCAAAAGATAAAAGGAACAGTAGAGCTCCACAAAGTGGTAGGGGATAATTGGTGCCGCAAAAGATCGTCTGATGTTAGAAACTACCATAAGAGCTACCAAAGAGAGACGTGGACCAAGCTGCTGGGTTGCATAAGCAATGGCGGACTGAATGTGCGGGGAAAGGTGGTGAAACCGGTGCTGAAAGAGAAATTCAAAAGCTTCAACGCCATGTTTGATGAAATACATAGGACTCAAAGCACTTGGGTGGTGTACGACAAGCAACTGCAATCAGAGCTGAGGGTGTCCATAGCATCGGTGGTGATACCAGCCTACAGGTCATTCTTGGGAAGATACTCTCAATACTTGGATCCTGGACGACAAACGGAGAAGTACATCAAGTTCCAGGCTGAGGATATAGAGACTtatattgatgatctgtttgatggAAACCCAGGGGGcaagaaaacataa
- the LOC107914176 gene encoding omega-hydroxypalmitate O-feruloyl transferase, whose product MGVETIEGCAIMEKSNGKVSLLSVKQGEPTLVYPAEDTEKGLYFLSNLDQNIAVIVRTIYCFKSDKKGNGNAAQVIKDALRKVLSHYYPLAGRLTISSEGKLIVDCTGEGAVFVEAEANCKMEEIGDITKPDPESLGKLVYDIPGAKSILEMPLLVAQVTKFQCGGFVLGLCMNHCMFDGIGAMEFVNSWGETARGLQLSIPPFSDRAILKARSQPKIEHLHQEFAEIEDKSNTNELYKDEMLYRSFCFEPEKLEKLKKDAMGNGALEKCTTFEALSAFVWRARTKALNMLPDQQTKLLFAVDGRPKFNPPLPKGYFGNGIVLTNSISQAGELLEKPLSHAVGLIQDAIKMVTDDYMRSAIDYFEVTRARPSLSSTLLITTWSRLSFHTTDFGWGEPVLSGPVALPEKEVILFLSHGKERKSINVLLGLPASAMKVFQEQMKI is encoded by the exons ATG GGTGTAGAAACTATTGAAGGTTGTGCTATAATGGAGAAGTCCAATGGCAAAGTGTCCCTGCTTAGTGTGAAGCAAGGAGAGCCGACCCTGGTTTATCCCGCTGAAGACACGGAAAAGGGTCTTTACTTTCTCTCCAACCTTGACCAAAACATTGCAGTGATTGTTCGCACCATATATTGCTTTAAGTCAGACAAGAAAGGGAATGGAAATGCTGCTCAAGTGATCAAGGATGCTTTAAGGAAGGTTCTTTCCCATTACTATCCCCTTGCTGGGCGGCTAACAATCAGCTCGGAAGGGAAACTGATTGTTGACTGCACCGGAGAAGGGGCTGTCTTTGTTGAAGCCGAAGCTAACTGTAAGATGGAGGAGATTGGTGACATAACAAAGCCTGATCCTGAGAGTCTTGGGAAGTTGGTTTATGACATTCCTGGTGCAAAAAGTATACTAGAGATGCCACTTCTAGTGGCTCAG GTGACCAAGTTCCAATGCGGGGGATTTGTGCTTGGACTGTGCATGAACCATTGCATGTTTGATGGCATTGGTGCTATGGAGTTTGTCAATTCATGGGGTGAAACCGCACGAGGTTTGCAGCTAAGTATCCCTCCATTCTCCGACAGAGCCATTCTGAAAGCTAGAAGCCAACCTAAGATAGAGCACCTGCATCAGGAATTTGCTGAAATAGAGGACAAGTCCAACACTAATGAGCTTTACAAAGATGAAATGCTTTATAGATCTTTCTGTTTCGAGCCTGAGAAACTTGAGAAACTAAAGAAAGACGCTATGGGAAACGGGGCTCTTGAAAAATGCACAACTTTCGAAGCTCTTTCGGCATTCGTGTGGAGGGCTCGCACCAAGGCACTTAACATGCTGCCTGACCAACAAACCAAGCTTCTCTTTGCCGTTGATGGCAGGCCTAAGTTCAATCCACCTCTACCAAAAGGCTACTTCGGCAATGGCATAGTATTGACAAATTCCATAAGCCAAGCAGGTGAGTTATTAGAGAAGCCACTTTCACATGCTGTGGGGCTGATTCAGGACGCAATTAAGATGGTTACGGATGATTATATGAGGTCAGCCATAGATTACTTCGAGGTGACAAGAGCTAGACCATCTTTGTCATCAACCCTCCTCATCACCACATGGTCTAGGCTATCTTTCCACACTACAGATTTCGGATGGGGAGAGCCTGTTCTATCAGGACCAGTTGCACTGCCGGAGAAGGAAGTAATCTTGTTCTTATCTCACGGCAAAGAGAGGAAAAGCATAAATGTTCTTTTAGGATTGCCAGCTTCTGCTATGAAGGTCTTCCAAGAACAGATGAAGATTTAG